From the Chiroxiphia lanceolata isolate bChiLan1 chromosome Z, bChiLan1.pri, whole genome shotgun sequence genome, one window contains:
- the LRRC70 gene encoding leucine-rich repeat-containing protein 70 isoform X2, which yields MSKKANDRDMCVLQSSPPYPGAFLYILNWVFLLLLQKEAFGCPSACQLCTGRQVSCCNAGLSSIPWNLPKTTILAYLSGNNISHVTPNELRGLQKLAALHMDNSSILYVHPKAFVELPKLCYLHLNNNNIKRLDPGIFEGLSNLHCLYLQNNQIAFLPRGLFSDLFSVRYLSLQRNRLSVLGSGTFLGMMSLQTLNLANNKISWISDSAFHHLENLAYLFLEGNSLKLVPSNAIGKLKNLERLSLSHNPIGSIQSFAFKGLNKLRYLSLKNVRLKCIAVNGFFGLNNLNQLILSYNDLENINSSTFTVLNNLMYLQLDRNKIASIGDGTFEKMGQSLKMLSLAFNNITELQPEVLKPLVSLTHLQVNSNPWNCSCKMLRLLNWLALSPISVRIHCQNPQSMRGRPLHYIKGTQFSNCVSPTASPETAWSLGSMGVHRSATMLLMAWQKGKSQKLEQFVNAETKYVAFWEGTTATLATPLPYEGNAVEIPSQATTVLSTLPVQIPTQIISTNRTVEEQDLFPKDVAPVSLKTSLICTQKVEKLSQAFDILLAFFILACAVILFLTCKIIQFKQKLKVLENSGEKRIEYYGFYQPGRYNITDPVQSLTQKSVVHSELDQIRLLKRTASESQAQVILFEHSSL from the coding sequence ATGAGTAAGAAGGCCAATGACAGGGATATGTGTGTTCTGCAAAGTTCTCCACCCTACCCAGGAGCATTCCTGTATATACttaactgggtttttttgttgctgcttcAGAAGGAGGCTTTTGGCTGTCCATCTGCTTgtcagctctgcacagggagaCAAGTTAGCTGTTGTAATGCAGGGCTTTCGAGCATCCCTTGGAACTTACCAAAAACGACAATTCTTGCGTACCTCAGTGGAAATAATATATCACATGTGACTCCAAATGAACTAAGAGGGCTTCAGAAGCTTGCTGCACTCCACATGGATAACTCCAGTATTCTGTATGTACACCCAAAAGCTTTTGTGGAGCTCCCCAAACTGTGCTACTTGCATCTCAATAACAATAATATTAAACGCCTGGATCCAGGAATCTTTGAAGGCCTTTCCAATCTTCATTGTTTATACCTTCAGAATAATCAAATAGCTTTTCTTCCCAGAGGATTATTTAGTGATCTTTTTTCTGTTAGGTATTTATCGCTTCAAAGAAATCGTCTCAGTGTCCTTGGAAGTGGGACTTTCTTGGGTATGATGAGTCTCCAAACACTAAACCTAGCCAATAATAAGATTTCATGGATATCAGATTCAGCATTTCATCATCTTGAAAACCTTGCATATTTGTTTCTTGAAGGTAACAGCTTAAAACTTGTACCATCAAATGCTATTGGAAAGCTCAAAAATCTTGAAAGACTTTCATTGTCTCACAATCCTATTGGATCGATACAGTCTTTTGCATTTAAAGGACTTAATAAGCTTAGAtatctgtctttgaaaaatgtcaggCTAAAATGTATTGCTGTAAATGGATTTTTTGGATTAAACAACCTCAACCAGTTAATCTTAAGTTATAATGatttggaaaatataaattCCAGCACTTTTACTGTATTAAACAATTTAATGTATCTGCAGctagacagaaataaaatagccAGTATTGGTGATGGTACCTTTGAAAAAATGGGACAGTCACTTAAAATGCTCAGTTTAGCATTTAATAATATTACAGAGTTACAACCTGAAGTGCTCAAGCCTTTAGTATCTCTGACTCACCTTCAGGTAAATTCTAATCCTTGGAACTGCAGCTGCAAAATGCTTCGGTTACTTAATTGGCTGGCATTGTCTCCCATTTCTGTAAGAATTCATTGTCAGAATCCGCAGAGTATGCGTGGTAGACCTTTGCATTACATTAAGGGGACTCAGTTTTCAAACTGCGTTAGCCCTACTGCCAGCCCAGAGACTGCTTGGAGTCTGGGATCTATGGGTGTCCATCGCAGCGCTACCATGTTGCTGATGGCGTGGCAAAAAGGAAAGAGTCAGAAACTTGAGCAGTTTGTCaatgcagaaacaaaatatgttGCTTTCTGGGAAGGAACTACAGCTACATTAGCTACCCCTTTGCCCTATGAAGGAAATGCTGTTGAAATTCCATCACAGGCAACTACAGTATTATCAACTTTACCAGTGCAAATACCAACACAGATTATATCTACTAACAGAACTGTAGAAGAACaagatttatttccaaaagatGTTGCTCCTGTGTCATTAAAAACATCCCTGATTTGTACACAAAAGGTTGAAAAGCTGAGTCAGGCTTTTGACATTTTATTAGCCTTTTTCATTCTGGCTTGTGCTGTAATCCTGTTCTTAACCTGTAAAATTATTCAGTTTAAGCAGAAACTAAAGGTGCTGGAAAATTCAGGGGAAAAGAGAATAGAATATTATGGCTTTTATCAGCCTGGCAGATATAACATAACTGACCCAGTGCAGTCTCTAACTCAGAAATCAGTGGTACATTCAGAACTGGACCAAATTAGGCTGCTCAAACGAACAGCATCAGAAAGTCAGGCACAGGTAATACTGTTTGAACATTCATCATTGTAA
- the LRRC70 gene encoding leucine-rich repeat-containing protein 70 isoform X1, protein MQQYCLYEGFTDEYSQSAYTTMNYKQQNNGNNEFQIWAKSEMSKKANDRDMCVLQSSPPYPGAFLYILNWVFLLLLQKEAFGCPSACQLCTGRQVSCCNAGLSSIPWNLPKTTILAYLSGNNISHVTPNELRGLQKLAALHMDNSSILYVHPKAFVELPKLCYLHLNNNNIKRLDPGIFEGLSNLHCLYLQNNQIAFLPRGLFSDLFSVRYLSLQRNRLSVLGSGTFLGMMSLQTLNLANNKISWISDSAFHHLENLAYLFLEGNSLKLVPSNAIGKLKNLERLSLSHNPIGSIQSFAFKGLNKLRYLSLKNVRLKCIAVNGFFGLNNLNQLILSYNDLENINSSTFTVLNNLMYLQLDRNKIASIGDGTFEKMGQSLKMLSLAFNNITELQPEVLKPLVSLTHLQVNSNPWNCSCKMLRLLNWLALSPISVRIHCQNPQSMRGRPLHYIKGTQFSNCVSPTASPETAWSLGSMGVHRSATMLLMAWQKGKSQKLEQFVNAETKYVAFWEGTTATLATPLPYEGNAVEIPSQATTVLSTLPVQIPTQIISTNRTVEEQDLFPKDVAPVSLKTSLICTQKVEKLSQAFDILLAFFILACAVILFLTCKIIQFKQKLKVLENSGEKRIEYYGFYQPGRYNITDPVQSLTQKSVVHSELDQIRLLKRTASESQAQVILFEHSSL, encoded by the exons ATGCAGCAATACTGCCTTTACGAAGGTTTCACAGATGAGTATAGTCAATCAGCTTATACTACAATGAActacaaacagcaaaataatggaaataatgaaTTTCAGATTTGGG CGAAGTCAGAGATGAGTAAGAAGGCCAATGACAGGGATATGTGTGTTCTGCAAAGTTCTCCACCCTACCCAGGAGCATTCCTGTATATACttaactgggtttttttgttgctgcttcAGAAGGAGGCTTTTGGCTGTCCATCTGCTTgtcagctctgcacagggagaCAAGTTAGCTGTTGTAATGCAGGGCTTTCGAGCATCCCTTGGAACTTACCAAAAACGACAATTCTTGCGTACCTCAGTGGAAATAATATATCACATGTGACTCCAAATGAACTAAGAGGGCTTCAGAAGCTTGCTGCACTCCACATGGATAACTCCAGTATTCTGTATGTACACCCAAAAGCTTTTGTGGAGCTCCCCAAACTGTGCTACTTGCATCTCAATAACAATAATATTAAACGCCTGGATCCAGGAATCTTTGAAGGCCTTTCCAATCTTCATTGTTTATACCTTCAGAATAATCAAATAGCTTTTCTTCCCAGAGGATTATTTAGTGATCTTTTTTCTGTTAGGTATTTATCGCTTCAAAGAAATCGTCTCAGTGTCCTTGGAAGTGGGACTTTCTTGGGTATGATGAGTCTCCAAACACTAAACCTAGCCAATAATAAGATTTCATGGATATCAGATTCAGCATTTCATCATCTTGAAAACCTTGCATATTTGTTTCTTGAAGGTAACAGCTTAAAACTTGTACCATCAAATGCTATTGGAAAGCTCAAAAATCTTGAAAGACTTTCATTGTCTCACAATCCTATTGGATCGATACAGTCTTTTGCATTTAAAGGACTTAATAAGCTTAGAtatctgtctttgaaaaatgtcaggCTAAAATGTATTGCTGTAAATGGATTTTTTGGATTAAACAACCTCAACCAGTTAATCTTAAGTTATAATGatttggaaaatataaattCCAGCACTTTTACTGTATTAAACAATTTAATGTATCTGCAGctagacagaaataaaatagccAGTATTGGTGATGGTACCTTTGAAAAAATGGGACAGTCACTTAAAATGCTCAGTTTAGCATTTAATAATATTACAGAGTTACAACCTGAAGTGCTCAAGCCTTTAGTATCTCTGACTCACCTTCAGGTAAATTCTAATCCTTGGAACTGCAGCTGCAAAATGCTTCGGTTACTTAATTGGCTGGCATTGTCTCCCATTTCTGTAAGAATTCATTGTCAGAATCCGCAGAGTATGCGTGGTAGACCTTTGCATTACATTAAGGGGACTCAGTTTTCAAACTGCGTTAGCCCTACTGCCAGCCCAGAGACTGCTTGGAGTCTGGGATCTATGGGTGTCCATCGCAGCGCTACCATGTTGCTGATGGCGTGGCAAAAAGGAAAGAGTCAGAAACTTGAGCAGTTTGTCaatgcagaaacaaaatatgttGCTTTCTGGGAAGGAACTACAGCTACATTAGCTACCCCTTTGCCCTATGAAGGAAATGCTGTTGAAATTCCATCACAGGCAACTACAGTATTATCAACTTTACCAGTGCAAATACCAACACAGATTATATCTACTAACAGAACTGTAGAAGAACaagatttatttccaaaagatGTTGCTCCTGTGTCATTAAAAACATCCCTGATTTGTACACAAAAGGTTGAAAAGCTGAGTCAGGCTTTTGACATTTTATTAGCCTTTTTCATTCTGGCTTGTGCTGTAATCCTGTTCTTAACCTGTAAAATTATTCAGTTTAAGCAGAAACTAAAGGTGCTGGAAAATTCAGGGGAAAAGAGAATAGAATATTATGGCTTTTATCAGCCTGGCAGATATAACATAACTGACCCAGTGCAGTCTCTAACTCAGAAATCAGTGGTACATTCAGAACTGGACCAAATTAGGCTGCTCAAACGAACAGCATCAGAAAGTCAGGCACAGGTAATACTGTTTGAACATTCATCATTGTAA